The genomic region TCGTCGACGACCTCGTCGTCGAAGACCAGCGCGACGAGGACGGCGTCCGGGCGGGCGTGCGGGAGGGCGCGGTCGTAGTAACCGCCGCCCCGGCCCAGCCGGATCCCCGCACGGTCCACCGCCAGCGCCGGCACGATGACGACGTCGGCGGTCCCGATCGCGGTGGTGTCGAGCCAGGGGCCGTCCGGCTGCAGCAGACCGAAGCGCCCCGGCACGAACCGGCCGGTGTGCTCCGCCCAGCCGAGTTCCCGGCCCTGGGCGGGGATGACCGGCAGCAGCACCCGGGCGCCGAGCTCTGCGTAGGCCGCCGGCAACCGGCCGTGCCCGGGCTCGGTCGGGTCGGGCACGAAGGCCGCCACGGTGCCGGCACCGGCGAGCCTGCGGACGAGAACGGCGGCGACGGCGGCGGCGGCGGCGGCGCGCTCGGCCTCCGGCCTGCCGATCCGGCGGGCGAGGAGACGCGCCCGCAGCGCGGCCTTGGCCGCGACGGGGTCACCGGGACCGGTCACCGCGGAACCCGCATCCGGAGGCCGCCGACCGCGCGGAACCATGCTCAGGCCCCGGCACCCAGCAGGGCGTCCAGTCGCGGGTAGACCCGCCGGACGTTGC from Blastococcus colisei harbors:
- a CDS encoding 5-formyltetrahydrofolate cyclo-ligase, which codes for MTGPGDPVAAKAALRARLLARRIGRPEAERAAAAAAVAAVLVRRLAGAGTVAAFVPDPTEPGHGRLPAAYAELGARVLLPVIPAQGRELGWAEHTGRFVPGRFGLLQPDGPWLDTTAIGTADVVIVPALAVDRAGIRLGRGGGYYDRALPHARPDAVLVALVFDDEVVDELPAEAHDRPVDAIVTPSGWRELPGRSP